A stretch of Candidatus Saganbacteria bacterium DNA encodes these proteins:
- a CDS encoding AbrB/MazE/SpoVT family DNA-binding domain-containing protein, with translation MAERIFEKNKIKLVQIPEKTIKHVGLRPGSYVEVSDDGYHIILTPIEENFTDEEWKKILLLKKEKGRTFRSGKAMLKHLRGLMKK, from the coding sequence ATGGCCGAAAGGATCTTCGAAAAAAATAAAATTAAATTAGTACAAATTCCCGAAAAAACGATAAAACATGTAGGTCTTCGTCCCGGAAGCTATGTTGAGGTATCCGACGATGGTTATCATATTATTTTGACTCCAATCGAGGAAAATTTTACCGACGAAGAATGGAAAAAAATATTATTGCTGAAAAAGGAAAAAGGAAGAACATTTAGATCAGGCAAAGCGATGTTAAAACACTTAAGAGGATTAATGAAGAAGTGA